Proteins found in one Pieris napi chromosome 6, ilPieNapi1.2, whole genome shotgun sequence genomic segment:
- the LOC125050259 gene encoding uncharacterized protein LOC125050259 — MFVICTACFALTKYSETLSLDVKSLTTACVKPPKMYGLPKIHKHNNPLRPIVSHIDSPTYKLAKHLVSILSPLRGHTSAHVKDSYHFVETLRDLKLLHNETMVSFDIESLFTNLPLNDCLDIIAKRLREQNMSPDYVDIVKHCLTSGYLMWKDEFYVQVDGVAMGSPVSPVVADIFMEDFEERALANAPVKPRLYKRYVDDTFVVLPNDKISAFLAHLNSIHKNIKFTVEQENNNCLPFLDILIIRKADGTLGHTIHRKATHTDRYLNGESHHHPSQLLSVGKCLFQRAQRLCDDAHLEEELQHVKQVLHRNKLRIPRLHHKNKNKTQTVPRQPAYLPYVKGVTDRISRILKRASIHTIFKPHKKIQQFLRPIKSNTPLQDAGIYKLDCDCGLSYIGQTKRNMSSRLKEHIADIRHRRHTKSAVCEHILDRPNHYIRFDQPKVLAKEKRLFPRLVREAIEIKKHPNFNREDGLKLSNTWDPIISKLKSQKEKQSAKIEDTVSHFCQNPPSFSRYQLRGNKYR, encoded by the exons ATGTTTGTAATTTGTACAG CTTGTTTCGCCCTTACTAAATATTCTGAAACACTGTCATTAGACGTCAAATCTTTAACAACAGCCTGCGTAAAACCTCCAAAAATGTATGGATTGccaaaaatacacaaacacaacaaTCCTTTAAGACCCATAGTCAGTCATATCGACTCACCCACATACAAATTAGCCAAACACTTAGTATCAATATTATCCCCTCTCAGGGGGCACACTAGTGCTCATGTTAAGGACTCTTACCATTTTGTGGAAACATTGAGAGATCTAAAATTACTCCACAATGAAACCATGGTGAGTTTTGACATTGAGTCACTATTTACAAACTTACCACTAAATGACTGCCTAGATATCATTGCAAAAAGACTTAGGGAACAGAACATGTCACCAGATTATgtagatattgtaaaacacTGTCTCACATCAGGATACTTAATGTGGAAAGATGAGTTCTATGTGCAGGTTGATGGAGTAGCCATGGGTTCTCCAGTGTCACCTGTAGTCGCTGACATCTTCATGGAGGACTTTGAGGAGAGAGCTCTAGCCAATGCCCCGGTTAAACCTCGACTGTACAAGAGATATGTCGATGACACATTTGTAGTACTCCccaatgacaaaatatctgcatttctagcacatttaaattcaatacacaagaacattaaatttactgttgaacaagaaaacaacaactgtctgccctttttagacattttaattatacgcaaagcagatggcacactaggtcacacaatacacaggaaggcaacccacacagataggtacctcaatggtgaatcccaccaccacccttcacaactgctttctgtcggtaaatgtttgtttcagagagcccagcgtctttgtgatgatgcccacctcgaggaggaactacagcatgtcaaacaggtgctacaccgaaacaagctgcgcatcccccggctacatcacaaaaacaaaaacaagacacaaacagttccccgccagccagcctacttgccatatgtaaagggagttacagatagaattagccggatcctaaaacgagcttctattcatacaattttcaagccgcacaagaagattcagcaattcctaagaccaatcaaaagtaacaccccattgcaagatgcaggtatatacaaactggattgcgactgtggcctgtcttacatagggcaaactaaacgcaatatgtccagcagactcaaagaacacattgcagacataagacatagacgacacacaaaatcagcagtctgtgaacacatactagataggcctaatcactacatacgctttgaccaaccgaaagtacttgcgaaagagaaaagattattcccaagattggtacgcgaagccattgaaatcaaaaaacaccccaatttcaatagagaagacggcctaaaattgtcaaacacctgggatccaataatatccaaattaaaatctcaaaaagaaaaacaatccgcgaaaatagaggacaccgtgagccatttttgccaaaaccctccatcttttagtcgataccaactccggggaaacaaatacagataa
- the LOC125050379 gene encoding ubiquitin-conjugating enzyme E2 J2-like produces MAKTKVTGATSRLKQDYLRLKNDPVPYVTAEPVPSNILEWHYVVKGPEKSPYEGGYYHGKIMFPREFPFKPPSIYMITPNGRFKTNTKLCLSITDFHPDTWNPAWSISTILTGLLSFMLEKTPTLGSIETSDYQKRCLAAESLEINLKNEMFCELFPAYVDEIEELLKQRQQALLQTENNSNNSESEVTNDQQSNMHYLLTNLFVLVGFVFLAFMVKHVLVSVSND; encoded by the coding sequence atggcAAAAACTAAAGTAACTGGAGCAACGAGTAGGTTGAAACAAGATTATTTAAGGCTGAAAAACGATCCTGTACCATATGTGACTGCAGAACCAGTCCCTTCAAATATATTAGAGTGGCATTATGTCGTAAAAGGGCCCGAGAAGAGCCCCTACGAAGGAGGATATTATCACGGAAAAATCATGTTTCCAAGAGAGTTTCCTTTCAAGCCTCCGTCAATTTATATGATAACACCAAATGGACGATTTAAAACTAATACTAAGCTTTGTTTGAGCATTACAGATTTCCATCCAGACACATGGAATCCAGCTTGGTCAATTTCAACAATTCTGACAGGCCTGCTAAGTTTCATGTTGGAAAAAACACCAACTTTGGGTTCTATTGAAACATCTGATTACCAGAAACGATGTTTGGCTGCTGAATCTTTAGaaattaatcttaaaaatGAGATGTTCTGTGAGTTGTTTCCAGCATATGTTGATGAGATTGAAGAGCTGCTTAAACAACGACAGCAAGCCTTGCTCCAAACAGAAAATAATAGCAACAACAGTGAGAGTGAAGTGACAAATGACCAACAATCTAATATGcactatttattaacaaacttATTTGTGTTAGTGGGCTTTGTGTTTCTAGCATTCATGGTGAAACATGTTTTGGTGTCTGTTTCGAATGACTAA